The Crocosphaera subtropica ATCC 51142 genome includes a window with the following:
- a CDS encoding R3H domain-containing nucleic acid-binding protein: MLNPKTNNFLNPSSITVPSIPKKALSQRMQITDDLSKLLDILPSSIRNQIKDHPNCDRLVEVVMDLGRLPEARFPGEAIYLGENPVSASDLQYSIQRVGIFSGDNRAGIERTLHRISAIRNRTGDIIGLTCRVGRAVFGTISMIRDLVETGQSLLLLGRPGVGKTTALREIARVLADDFDKRVVIIDTSNEIAGDGDIPHPAIGRARRMQVATPELQHKVMIEAVENHMPEVIVIDEIGTELEALAARTIAERGVQLVGTAHGNRIENLMKNPTLSDLVGGIQAVTLGDDEARRRGSQKTVLERKAPPTFEIAIEMLERQKWVVHEDVAYTIDILLRNGEPNPQTRTVDENGEVQITQEEPDQTPNPASFGRGTGQMIQQPKGWRASGKMTPVSPFGSKKGNKLSSASEFDRLLDASWCQPEPKGDKVRVPGPNGEDFPVYIYPYGIGRSQLEQVIEVLNLPIVLTKDLDSADVVVALRSHLKNQSKLRQVAKARQVPIHGVKSNTIPQITRTLQRLLGMDEAKTPETADLRLFTRGSNDDELEALEEARLAVEQIVLPKGQPVELLPRSPKVRKMQHELVEHYRLQSDSFGEEPNRRLRIYPA; encoded by the coding sequence ATGTTAAATCCCAAAACAAATAACTTTTTAAATCCATCATCCATAACAGTGCCATCTATACCCAAAAAAGCCTTATCTCAACGGATGCAGATTACCGATGACCTTAGTAAACTGCTCGATATTTTACCCTCAAGCATTCGCAACCAGATCAAAGACCATCCTAACTGCGATCGCTTAGTCGAAGTGGTCATGGACTTAGGACGACTGCCAGAAGCCCGTTTTCCTGGGGAAGCTATCTATTTAGGCGAAAATCCAGTTTCTGCTTCTGATCTACAATACAGTATTCAACGAGTGGGAATTTTTAGCGGTGATAATCGAGCCGGAATCGAACGCACTTTACACCGTATCAGTGCCATTCGTAACCGAACGGGAGATATTATCGGTTTAACCTGTCGGGTGGGACGGGCTGTTTTTGGTACCATTTCGATGATTCGGGACTTGGTGGAGACGGGTCAATCTTTGCTCTTATTAGGTCGTCCTGGTGTGGGTAAAACCACCGCCTTACGGGAAATTGCTAGGGTTTTGGCCGATGATTTTGATAAACGAGTGGTGATTATCGATACCTCTAACGAAATCGCTGGTGACGGAGATATACCTCACCCGGCCATTGGTCGCGCCAGACGGATGCAAGTAGCGACACCTGAGTTACAACATAAGGTAATGATTGAGGCGGTAGAAAACCATATGCCTGAAGTCATTGTTATCGATGAAATTGGCACGGAATTGGAAGCCTTAGCTGCCCGTACCATTGCTGAACGAGGGGTGCAGTTAGTGGGAACCGCTCACGGTAATCGTATCGAAAATTTAATGAAAAATCCCACCCTTTCCGATTTAGTGGGGGGTATTCAAGCGGTGACGTTGGGGGATGATGAAGCCAGACGACGAGGGTCACAAAAAACCGTTTTAGAGCGTAAAGCCCCTCCTACCTTTGAAATTGCCATCGAAATGTTAGAACGGCAAAAATGGGTGGTTCATGAAGATGTGGCTTATACTATCGACATCTTACTACGGAATGGGGAACCTAACCCCCAAACGAGGACAGTGGATGAAAATGGGGAAGTCCAAATTACCCAAGAAGAACCGGATCAAACCCCTAACCCTGCTAGTTTTGGACGGGGAACAGGACAAATGATACAACAGCCTAAAGGATGGCGTGCGTCGGGTAAAATGACCCCTGTGAGTCCATTCGGGTCGAAAAAAGGCAATAAGTTAAGCTCTGCCTCAGAGTTTGACCGTCTTTTAGATGCTTCGTGGTGTCAACCAGAACCCAAAGGCGATAAAGTCAGGGTTCCTGGTCCCAATGGGGAGGATTTTCCTGTGTATATTTATCCCTATGGTATCGGGCGATCGCAGTTGGAACAGGTGATCGAGGTGCTGAATTTGCCCATTGTTTTAACCAAAGACTTAGATAGTGCGGATGTGGTGGTGGCATTGCGATCGCATTTGAAAAATCAATCTAAGTTACGTCAGGTGGCAAAAGCCCGTCAAGTTCCTATACATGGGGTCAAATCTAATACGATTCCCCAAATTACTCGCACGTTGCAACGATTGTTAGGAATGGACGAGGCAAAAACCCCTGAAACGGCTGATTTACGGCTGTTTACCCGTGGCAGCAATGATGATGAGTTGGAGGCGTTAGAAGAGGCGAGACTCGCCGTAGAACAGATTGTACTCCCTAAAGGTCAACCCGTGGAATTATTACCGCGATCGCCTAAAGTTCGGAAAATGCAGCACGAATTAGTAGAACATTACCGTTTACAATCTGATAGTTTTGGAGAGGAACCTAACCGTCGATTACGCATTTATCCTGCTTAA
- the ldpA gene encoding circadian clock protein LdpA, translating to MNDLLSPLASLKRGQWFKLICGASFQDLPAIRHLSLIYTLAGADCIDVAADPAVINAGTEGINLGMKWAKIAENKGYPQINKPLLMVSLNDGQDPHFRKAYFNQTLCPADCLRPCEWICPAQAIDASGIIEQRCYGCGRCLPICPLNLIETRSQIITPKTILPLIQNNCIDAVEIHTQVGREKQFKQLWQQLYPGVKQLKLLAISCPDGEGLINYLQTLYQIISPLPCELIWQTDGRPMSGDIGKGTTHAAIRLGKKVLNADLPGWVQLAGGTNHHTVPKLKELGLLQPRLSPRSTIAGVAYGSYARTLISPFLETIEAQALSSHVTDFPELFWQAVDTAHSLVSPIKERLTIDSVIN from the coding sequence GTGAATGATTTATTATCCCCTTTAGCCTCTCTGAAGAGAGGACAATGGTTCAAACTAATCTGTGGCGCAAGTTTCCAAGACTTGCCAGCCATTCGTCATCTGTCCCTAATTTACACTTTAGCTGGTGCCGACTGTATCGATGTCGCTGCTGATCCGGCAGTTATCAATGCAGGGACTGAAGGAATAAATCTAGGGATGAAATGGGCAAAAATCGCGGAAAATAAAGGATATCCCCAAATAAATAAACCCTTACTAATGGTGAGTTTAAACGATGGACAAGATCCCCACTTTCGTAAAGCCTATTTCAATCAAACCTTATGTCCTGCTGATTGTTTACGTCCCTGCGAGTGGATTTGTCCAGCACAAGCTATTGATGCTTCAGGAATTATAGAACAACGATGTTACGGTTGTGGCCGTTGTTTACCGATTTGTCCTTTAAATTTAATTGAAACGCGATCGCAGATAATTACGCCAAAAACCATCCTACCGTTGATCCAAAATAACTGTATAGATGCCGTCGAAATTCATACCCAAGTAGGACGAGAAAAACAATTTAAGCAACTGTGGCAACAATTATATCCTGGAGTCAAACAACTGAAACTTCTGGCCATTAGCTGTCCTGACGGGGAAGGGTTAATTAATTATTTACAAACCCTTTATCAGATCATTTCCCCCTTACCCTGCGAATTAATCTGGCAAACCGATGGTCGTCCCATGAGTGGAGATATTGGCAAAGGAACCACCCACGCCGCCATTCGACTCGGTAAAAAAGTGTTAAACGCTGATTTACCCGGATGGGTGCAACTCGCAGGAGGAACGAACCATCATACAGTCCCCAAATTAAAAGAATTGGGTTTATTACAACCTCGATTATCCCCCCGCTCCACCATAGCAGGGGTTGCCTATGGTAGTTATGCTCGCACTTTAATATCCCCTTTTTTAGAAACTATAGAAGCACAAGCCCTGTCATCCCATGTAACTGATTTCCCAGAATTATTCTGGCAAGCGGTGGACACTGCCCATTCTTTGGTTTCACCCATAAAAGAGAGGTTAACAATAGACAGTGTGATCAACTAA
- a CDS encoding calcium/sodium antiporter, with protein MNFILVFGLLVAGLVLLVVGAEILVRGAARLAASLGISPLVIGLTIVSYGTSSPEMAVAVQSSLAGQADLALGNVIGSNIFNILVILGLSSIAIPLMVAQQLIRLDVPIMIGVFCLTLFFGLDRTITRSDGIILLIGGAIYTGFLIYQGSRQSSDPDSEYETEYGNKTPLSLMQWIKNIAFILLGVGCLVLGSQWLVDSATTIARQIGVSDLIIGLTIVAAGTSLPELATSVVAAIKGERDIAVGNVVGSNIFNILTVLALCAIVSPIGVPVSDAVLHFDLPVMVAIAIACLPIFFTGNVIARWEGCLFLAYYLAYTTYLILYATEHDGLSIFSSVMLFFVIPITAITLMILTINSLRKKQQKKQLRNQPRENKDELN; from the coding sequence ATGAATTTTATCTTAGTTTTTGGGTTACTTGTAGCAGGACTGGTCTTATTAGTAGTTGGGGCAGAAATTTTAGTAAGAGGGGCTGCTCGTTTAGCTGCAAGTCTAGGCATTTCCCCTTTGGTCATTGGCTTAACCATTGTTTCTTATGGGACCAGTTCTCCAGAAATGGCCGTGGCTGTGCAGTCTAGTTTAGCAGGTCAAGCGGATCTCGCTTTAGGGAATGTTATTGGTAGTAATATTTTTAATATTTTAGTCATCTTAGGATTGTCTTCTATTGCCATCCCCTTGATGGTGGCTCAACAGTTAATCCGTTTAGATGTTCCTATTATGATTGGGGTATTTTGTTTAACCTTATTTTTTGGCTTAGATCGCACCATCACTCGTTCTGATGGGATAATTTTGTTGATTGGTGGGGCAATTTACACGGGATTTTTGATTTATCAAGGGTCAAGACAATCCAGTGATCCAGACTCTGAATATGAAACAGAATATGGCAATAAAACTCCGTTATCCTTGATGCAATGGATTAAAAATATTGCCTTTATTTTATTAGGAGTCGGCTGCTTAGTCTTAGGATCACAATGGTTAGTCGATAGTGCCACAACCATTGCCCGTCAAATTGGAGTGAGTGATTTAATTATTGGTCTTACCATCGTAGCAGCAGGAACTTCGTTACCAGAATTAGCCACATCCGTCGTCGCTGCTATTAAAGGAGAACGAGATATTGCTGTGGGAAATGTAGTAGGCAGTAACATTTTTAATATTTTAACCGTGTTAGCCCTTTGTGCCATTGTGTCGCCCATAGGGGTTCCCGTGTCTGATGCAGTCCTACATTTTGATTTACCTGTCATGGTAGCTATTGCCATTGCTTGTTTACCCATTTTCTTCACAGGCAATGTCATTGCTCGTTGGGAGGGATGCCTATTTTTAGCCTATTATCTGGCTTACACTACCTATCTCATTTTGTATGCAACAGAGCATGATGGCCTGTCAATTTTTAGTAGTGTGATGTTATTTTTTGTCATTCCCATTACTGCGATTACCTTAATGATTTTGACCATCAATAGCTTACGAAAAAAACAACAAAAAAAACAATTAAGGAATCAACCCAGAGAAAATAAAGATGAATTAAATTAA
- a CDS encoding peptidylprolyl isomerase gives MNIVLKIGDQAISSEELYPLLAQYRLLPQLAKEIIIDQAIADITCTPEETNLAKQQFYQRLQISDETQLKAWLDAHGMTQEQLEKLSVRDLKIEKFKQLTWADKLDPYFVKCKGQLDRVVYSLIRTKDPGVAQELYFRIQEGENTLSELARQYSQGSEAQTGGLLGPVELNTPHPKIAQILAASRPGQLSPPTQIGDWWIILRLEKYMSAQLDDKTRQRLLNELFQGWLLTQLQQNVSFSPPQVSAKKEQSYTGQSS, from the coding sequence ATGAACATTGTGTTGAAAATTGGCGATCAAGCTATCTCATCTGAAGAGCTATATCCCCTACTCGCTCAGTATCGCTTACTACCACAACTAGCCAAAGAAATCATCATCGATCAAGCGATCGCCGATATCACCTGTACACCAGAAGAAACCAATCTAGCTAAGCAACAATTCTATCAAAGACTACAAATCAGCGACGAAACTCAACTGAAAGCTTGGTTAGATGCTCATGGCATGACCCAAGAACAATTAGAAAAATTAAGTGTCAGGGATTTAAAAATCGAAAAATTTAAACAACTCACTTGGGCAGATAAATTAGATCCCTATTTTGTCAAATGTAAAGGACAATTAGATCGGGTGGTATATTCTTTAATCCGTACCAAAGATCCAGGGGTTGCCCAAGAACTCTATTTTCGCATTCAAGAAGGAGAAAACACCCTCAGCGAATTAGCTAGACAATATTCCCAGGGGTCAGAAGCCCAAACCGGGGGACTCCTTGGTCCAGTGGAACTCAACACCCCTCACCCTAAAATTGCACAAATTTTAGCAGCCAGTCGCCCTGGGCAACTTTCCCCTCCCACTCAAATCGGAGATTGGTGGATTATTTTGCGGTTGGAGAAGTATATGTCAGCCCAACTAGATGACAAGACAAGACAACGACTCCTTAACGAACTCTTTCAAGGTTGGTTATTAACCCAACTTCAACAAAATGTTTCTTTTTCTCCCCCTCAAGTTTCTGCCAAGAAAGAACAGAGTTATACTGGGCAGTCGAGTTAA
- a CDS encoding peptidase domain-containing ABC transporter, which translates to MTHTTSDIQDFLHHIDPFDQLSETAIATIANQCQIWRYRMGQVILMRGKLSSYVTILLEGQGRLLGYDPRTQMPSTLQRLQPGSIVGDVNLVRGVPCETVIASTEAVGLALREEHFWSLLEEYPRLKEQFQGQCSLSELYDLLGTYLAQQAQGDINIKALAEDLLEDAQVYYLEPGKNSLPPEHQQQLWLVSGGGTLENFKVGNRLISDNGNPSVVVTGNQPVRVIILPLLDLSNTHNQSQLNSVQESSAISLDKVEEEIPYADVEVVGVAPAPEPSKKEKRRKSYPFVKGKTPLGVGSACFQMLSQYFGMPYRRDVIRRILAQQLQRTGTLSLPLCGAITELMGLNAQLIKIPASSFTQLKTPALLIWQDSLAILYDVSDKEVVVAVPELGILRRSPREFLERWGDTGEVLLLQPTKETPQQRFGLSWFIPALRQYRRVLAEVFIASFFVQLFGLANPLMIQVIIDKVIVQNSADTLQVLGTFLLIIAIFEAVLTTLRTYLFVDTTNRIDMSLGSEIIDHLLRLPLRYFERRPVGEISTRVNELENIRQFLTGTALTVVLDAVFSVVYIAVMIVYSPLLTLVALGIVPIFVAMTLVFSPTIRRQLRTKAERNAQTQSYLVEVMSGIQTVKAQNIELRSRWQWQEKYARYVSAGFNTVITSTLASSTSGFLNKLSGLLVLWVGAYLVLQQELSLGQLIAFRIIASYVTSPILRLTQLWQNFQETALSLERLADIVDTPQEAERDRSNIPMPAIRGAVKYENVSFRFKQHGPLQLKNINIDFPAGTFIAVVGGSGAGKSTLTKLISRLYEPEAGRILIDGYDISKVELYSLRRQVGVVPQETLLFEGSVQDNIALTNPDATTEEIIEAATVAAAHEFIMTLPNGYNTNVGERGSALSGGQRQRIAIARSVLQNPQILVLDEATSALDYATEQQVCLNLLNAFSDRTVFFITHRLGTIRSADVILMMDSGSVVEQGTHDELMALKGRYYYLYQQQEGHQ; encoded by the coding sequence ATGACTCATACTACCAGCGACATACAAGATTTTCTTCATCACATAGACCCCTTTGACCAACTATCGGAAACCGCCATCGCCACAATCGCTAATCAGTGTCAAATTTGGCGTTATCGTATGGGTCAAGTGATTTTGATGCGGGGGAAACTCTCCTCCTATGTGACCATCCTCTTAGAAGGACAGGGACGCTTATTAGGGTACGATCCTCGCACCCAAATGCCCAGCACCCTGCAACGATTACAACCAGGATCGATTGTTGGAGACGTTAACCTTGTACGGGGAGTTCCCTGTGAAACTGTTATTGCTTCGACAGAAGCCGTGGGATTAGCTCTCAGGGAAGAACACTTCTGGAGCTTATTAGAAGAGTATCCCAGGCTAAAAGAGCAATTTCAAGGCCAATGTAGCTTAAGCGAACTTTACGATCTTCTTGGTACTTATTTAGCCCAACAAGCCCAAGGGGACATCAATATCAAAGCTTTAGCAGAGGATCTCCTCGAAGATGCTCAAGTTTACTACCTAGAGCCAGGAAAAAATAGTTTACCCCCAGAGCATCAGCAACAACTCTGGTTAGTCAGTGGGGGAGGCACGCTTGAAAATTTTAAGGTAGGTAATCGTTTAATCTCAGATAATGGCAACCCATCAGTGGTGGTTACAGGCAATCAACCAGTCCGTGTCATCATTTTACCTCTTCTGGATCTAAGTAACACCCACAACCAAAGCCAGTTGAACTCAGTCCAAGAATCGTCTGCTATTTCTTTAGACAAAGTTGAAGAAGAGATTCCCTATGCAGATGTGGAAGTGGTGGGAGTTGCTCCTGCCCCAGAACCTTCCAAGAAAGAAAAAAGGCGCAAATCCTATCCGTTTGTCAAAGGAAAAACCCCGTTGGGCGTGGGTTCAGCCTGTTTTCAAATGCTGAGTCAATATTTTGGGATGCCCTATCGTCGGGATGTCATTCGTCGCATTTTAGCGCAACAATTACAACGAACAGGAACCCTCTCATTACCCTTATGTGGGGCGATTACCGAATTAATGGGACTCAACGCCCAATTAATTAAAATTCCTGCCTCTTCCTTTACCCAACTAAAAACCCCTGCCTTACTTATCTGGCAAGATAGTCTCGCTATCTTATATGACGTGAGTGATAAAGAAGTGGTAGTGGCCGTGCCGGAACTGGGGATTTTACGTCGTAGTCCCCGTGAGTTTCTAGAAAGGTGGGGAGATACTGGAGAAGTCTTATTATTACAACCCACTAAAGAAACCCCCCAACAACGATTTGGTTTGAGTTGGTTTATTCCGGCCTTAAGACAATATCGTCGGGTATTAGCAGAAGTTTTTATTGCTTCGTTTTTCGTACAGTTATTCGGCTTAGCGAATCCTTTAATGATTCAGGTGATCATTGATAAAGTGATTGTGCAGAATAGTGCCGATACCTTACAAGTATTAGGAACATTTTTATTAATTATTGCTATTTTTGAAGCAGTGTTGACAACCCTGCGAACCTATTTATTTGTGGACACCACCAACCGCATCGATATGAGTTTGGGGTCAGAAATTATTGATCACCTGTTGCGGTTGCCTCTGCGGTATTTTGAACGCAGACCAGTGGGGGAAATTTCGACACGGGTGAATGAGTTAGAAAATATCCGTCAGTTTTTAACAGGAACTGCCCTGACAGTAGTGTTAGATGCGGTGTTTTCTGTCGTTTATATTGCCGTGATGATAGTCTATAGTCCCCTGTTGACCTTGGTAGCCTTGGGTATCGTACCCATTTTTGTGGCCATGACCCTAGTTTTCTCCCCTACCATTCGCCGTCAACTGAGAACCAAAGCCGAAAGAAACGCCCAAACCCAGTCCTATCTGGTAGAAGTAATGTCAGGGATACAAACCGTTAAGGCACAAAATATTGAACTGCGATCCCGTTGGCAATGGCAAGAAAAATACGCCCGTTACGTCTCAGCCGGGTTTAATACGGTCATTACTTCTACCTTGGCTAGTTCTACCAGTGGCTTTCTCAATAAATTATCCGGACTATTAGTATTATGGGTGGGAGCTTATTTAGTATTGCAACAAGAACTCAGTTTAGGACAATTAATCGCCTTCCGCATTATTGCCAGTTATGTTACTTCACCCATTTTACGACTGACTCAACTGTGGCAAAACTTCCAAGAAACCGCCCTCTCCTTAGAACGGTTAGCGGATATTGTCGATACCCCTCAAGAAGCCGAACGGGATCGCAGTAATATTCCCATGCCAGCTATTCGAGGGGCAGTGAAATACGAAAACGTCTCCTTCCGCTTCAAACAACACGGTCCTTTGCAACTGAAAAATATCAATATTGACTTCCCGGCTGGTACCTTTATCGCTGTAGTGGGAGGCAGTGGTGCCGGAAAAAGTACCCTCACGAAACTGATTTCACGATTGTATGAACCCGAAGCTGGGCGTATCTTAATCGATGGTTACGACATTTCCAAAGTGGAACTGTATTCTTTGCGTCGTCAAGTAGGGGTAGTTCCTCAAGAAACTCTCTTATTCGAGGGATCAGTACAAGATAATATTGCCCTGACTAACCCCGATGCCACCACCGAAGAGATAATAGAAGCAGCCACCGTGGCCGCAGCCCATGAGTTTATTATGACCCTACCCAATGGGTACAATACCAATGTAGGAGAGAGAGGATCAGCCCTATCAGGGGGACAACGACAACGGATCGCCATTGCTCGATCAGTGCTGCAAAATCCCCAAATCCTAGTATTAGACGAAGCCACCAGTGCCTTAGACTATGCCACCGAACAGCAAGTCTGTTTAAACCTATTGAATGCCTTTAGCGATCGCACTGTTTTCTTTATTACCCACCGTTTAGGGACCATCAGAAGTGCAGATGTCATTTTAATGATGGATTCAGGATCGGTCGTTGAACAAGGAACCCACGACGAACTAATGGCTCTTAAAGGTCGTTATTACTACCTCTACCAACAACAGGAAGGCCATCAATAA
- a CDS encoding HlyD family efflux transporter periplasmic adaptor subunit — MINTNGKHERDDDLTQKNSDQGSSALATTDNANDPLSRNLLAPITSEHAVILRQSPSWSRGVVWTIIGVTTASIVWAAIAKIEQVVPAQGQLKPQEAVKEVHAPPVGGAVVEEVLVKDGEKVKPGDILVILDSEASTAELKSLEKVKASLEQENRFYRTLMNQSLDPSDVERAIIKLDLPTEVAALARNRAALMAENQLYQVELGNQASGTSLTPEQLARLQASQAESSSRALSAQLEMDQLEKQLRQTQVELADAKKQLLDDRKVLNEIQQRNEQAIKEANKALEIEEAILQDIGPLAEEGGVARLQVERQRQTIAERRQQLTEQRANGTIEYDRQKQQVQDRLKEIERFTEEEKRLKIAINQAQARLVNTVKLTEKDLRDKIADNKERIADIDSQLNKTIIENDKRIAELGSQISRTNVTLKYQEIKAPVGGTVFDLNAGPGYVPPPNQTEPLLRIVPDDNLIAEVNITNQDIGFVRVGQQVDVRIDSFPFSEFGDIKGEVISIGSDALEPDEIHQYYRFPAKVELDQQYLTTADREIPLQSGMSVTANIKVRENRTVLSLITELFNKKVESLKQVR, encoded by the coding sequence ATGATTAACACCAATGGTAAACATGAAAGAGACGACGATCTCACGCAAAAAAACTCAGACCAAGGGTCATCGGCCTTAGCTACCACTGATAATGCTAACGATCCCTTATCTAGAAACTTATTAGCCCCTATTACCTCCGAACACGCCGTCATCCTCCGTCAATCTCCTAGTTGGTCTAGAGGAGTAGTCTGGACGATTATTGGCGTAACCACCGCAAGTATTGTCTGGGCGGCCATTGCCAAAATAGAACAGGTGGTGCCAGCACAAGGACAACTCAAACCCCAAGAAGCGGTTAAGGAAGTCCACGCCCCCCCCGTCGGTGGTGCAGTCGTAGAAGAAGTATTAGTCAAAGATGGGGAAAAAGTCAAACCAGGAGACATCCTAGTTATCTTAGATTCAGAAGCCAGTACCGCAGAGTTAAAGTCTCTAGAAAAAGTCAAAGCTTCCTTAGAACAAGAAAATCGGTTTTATCGAACCTTGATGAATCAATCCCTCGACCCTTCAGACGTAGAACGAGCCATTATTAAACTCGATTTACCCACCGAAGTTGCAGCCCTTGCTCGCAACCGTGCGGCCTTAATGGCAGAAAACCAACTTTATCAAGTTGAACTGGGTAATCAAGCCTCAGGAACCAGTTTAACCCCAGAACAACTAGCTAGACTCCAAGCTTCTCAAGCTGAATCTTCCTCTAGAGCATTATCAGCCCAACTCGAAATGGATCAGCTAGAAAAACAACTCAGGCAAACTCAAGTGGAATTAGCGGATGCTAAAAAACAATTGCTCGATGATCGCAAAGTGTTAAACGAGATTCAACAAAGAAACGAACAAGCCATTAAAGAAGCCAACAAAGCCCTCGAAATTGAAGAAGCCATACTACAAGATATTGGACCGTTGGCCGAAGAAGGGGGCGTGGCTCGCTTACAAGTAGAACGACAGCGACAAACCATCGCTGAACGACGACAACAACTGACAGAACAAAGAGCCAATGGCACCATTGAATACGATCGCCAAAAACAACAAGTTCAAGATCGTCTCAAAGAAATTGAACGATTTACAGAAGAAGAAAAACGCTTAAAAATTGCCATTAATCAGGCACAAGCTCGATTAGTCAATACCGTTAAACTAACAGAAAAGGACTTGAGGGACAAAATTGCTGATAATAAAGAAAGAATTGCTGATATTGACAGTCAATTGAATAAAACGATTATCGAAAACGATAAAAGAATTGCTGAATTAGGGAGTCAAATCAGTCGCACAAACGTGACCCTTAAATATCAAGAAATTAAAGCCCCTGTAGGGGGGACAGTGTTTGATCTCAACGCTGGCCCCGGTTATGTTCCTCCCCCAAACCAAACCGAACCCCTCCTGAGAATTGTGCCTGATGATAATTTAATTGCTGAAGTGAATATTACTAACCAAGATATCGGTTTTGTACGAGTCGGTCAGCAAGTTGATGTGCGAATTGATTCTTTTCCCTTTAGTGAATTTGGGGATATCAAAGGAGAAGTCATCTCCATTGGTTCTGATGCCCTAGAACCAGACGAAATTCATCAATATTATCGATTTCCTGCCAAAGTAGAACTGGATCAGCAATACTTAACCACTGCTGACCGAGAAATTCCTTTACAATCAGGAATGTCTGTGACTGCTAATATTAAAGTCAGGGAAAATCGTACAGTGCTAAGTTTAATTACAGAATTGTTTAATAAGAAAGTGGAAAGTCTCAAACAAGTGCGTTAA
- a CDS encoding ATP-grasp domain-containing protein yields the protein MDLLEYQAKELFHQVGIPVLPSQPIAQLSELKHLHIRYPVVLKSQVHSGGRGRAGGIRFVQNTIDAVAAAQAIFSLPILGEYPEVILAEARYDTQDEFFLSILLDYQLQRPVLMGSAKGGIDVETLLKHMHKVILDQGFSPFYARRLATKMGLRGPLIHGVSTILEKMYQLFIEKDLDLIEINPLAVSASGEVMALDGKITVNDMALSRHLDLLSFLSPKADQTSSVSPNQNIVTTPPQKPRWLGSKEKGGNVGIIANGLGLTLSTWDLMVNQKGQPLGAFIIEEKSSSKSLIKQLGIAVEKMLTLPEIQIILINIVSSEPTSALVAQGMLDYCQPTMVTPDSEERLSRPTGANSTRQRQINSSPNSNPIQWVLRLATGDIKSIETSLSDLPIYCFEDLSEAVKKTVALTQ from the coding sequence ATGGATTTATTGGAATATCAGGCTAAAGAACTTTTTCATCAGGTAGGCATTCCCGTTTTACCCTCCCAACCCATTGCTCAACTTAGTGAACTTAAACACCTCCATATTCGTTATCCAGTGGTCTTAAAATCCCAAGTCCATTCTGGGGGTCGTGGCAGGGCCGGAGGCATTCGTTTTGTGCAGAATACCATCGATGCAGTGGCTGCAGCCCAAGCTATTTTTAGCTTACCCATTTTAGGAGAATATCCCGAAGTGATTCTGGCTGAAGCTCGTTATGATACCCAGGACGAATTTTTTCTCTCCATTCTCCTCGATTATCAATTACAACGGCCGGTGTTAATGGGTTCAGCTAAAGGGGGAATTGATGTAGAAACCCTATTGAAACATATGCACAAAGTTATCCTCGATCAAGGGTTTTCTCCTTTTTATGCCCGCCGTTTGGCTACCAAAATGGGTCTTCGGGGTCCCCTGATTCATGGGGTGAGTACCATTCTTGAAAAAATGTATCAATTATTTATCGAAAAAGACCTCGATTTGATTGAAATTAACCCCTTAGCTGTGAGTGCCTCTGGAGAAGTTATGGCTTTAGATGGGAAAATAACCGTCAACGATATGGCCTTATCCCGTCATCTAGACTTGTTGAGCTTTCTTTCTCCGAAAGCTGATCAGACCTCTAGCGTCTCCCCCAATCAAAACATTGTCACCACACCTCCTCAAAAACCCCGTTGGCTTGGAAGTAAGGAAAAAGGGGGTAATGTGGGTATCATTGCCAATGGGTTGGGACTCACCTTAAGTACCTGGGATCTGATGGTTAACCAGAAAGGACAACCCTTAGGAGCTTTTATTATTGAAGAAAAAAGTAGCAGTAAATCGTTAATTAAACAGTTAGGAATTGCTGTAGAAAAAATGCTCACTCTTCCTGAGATTCAAATCATTTTAATCAATATTGTCAGTAGTGAACCAACATCGGCCTTAGTTGCTCAGGGGATGCTGGATTATTGTCAACCGACTATGGTGACACCGGATAGCGAAGAACGATTATCCCGACCAACAGGGGCAAATTCTACCCGCCAAAGACAGATAAACTCCTCTCCTAATTCTAACCCTATCCAATGGGTTCTGAGACTGGCTACAGGGGATATCAAGTCCATCGAAACATCCCTTTCTGATTTACCCATTTATTGTTTTGAGGATCTTAGCGAGGCGGTTAAAAAAACCGTTGCGTTAACTCAGTAG